From one Alosa alosa isolate M-15738 ecotype Scorff River chromosome 5, AALO_Geno_1.1, whole genome shotgun sequence genomic stretch:
- the LOC125294320 gene encoding E3 ubiquitin-protein ligase TRIM47-like, whose protein sequence is MAEAISQDEESFICPVCLDLLKDPVAIPCGHNYCMRCIHDCWDREDQKRVYSCPLCKHTFTPRPVLYKNTLIAEMVEKFTKTRIQVNPPFHCYAGPGDVECDVCTGRKLKAVKSCLECVHSYCETHYKAHNELNPGRNHKMVDATGQLQERICAQHGKPLEIFCRTDQSCVCFLCLMNEHKGHDTVSTSAGRKEKQAQLGQIQRSFQQRVQKREMELQELRKVEVTLRRSAQTAVEDSEKIFTEMIRSIKRRRSEVKELIRAQEKAEVSRAKGLLKQLEQEIAEMKRRHAELEQLLHTNDHIHFLKNVVSATSAPCSTVTTSKTFSQSSFSFEAVKESVSAVKAQLEEKLDDIIMQGVVKISAADTDPELPVRRTNRMEMGGRSMFGKTHSVVGQQTELRLQRSCSLPNTTSRVMTKAVPMHCTVDRQMLSTDVLESPVEYWGRVEGTHLGPKLLEVVLQSGPCGFGFCIVDSPLGQRVSKLLDEQSCCGLLKDDIIKEINNCDVQMLSHTQVVGLLKKVPIGATVTLLVIRGASAVNTVNLDVFITLHDESGFGLKICGGERPGQAVYIAMIMPLGAAERDGRLQVGDELICIDGTSITGYSHKEVVDLMTNAVHLGHVKLTLRRKI, encoded by the exons ATGGCGGAGGCGATTTCTCAGGACGAAGagtctttcatttgtccagtcTGTCTGGATCTCCTGAAGGATCCAGTAGCTATTCCTTGTGGACATAATTACTGTATGAGGTGCATTCATGACTGCTGGGATCGGGAGGATCAGAAAAGAGTCTACAGCTGCCCCCTGTGCAAACACACCTTCACTCCCAGACCTGTTCTCTACAAAAATACTCTGATTGCTGAAATGGTGGAGAAATTTACGAAGACCAGAATTCAAGTTAATCCTCCTTTTCACTGTTATGCTGGACCTGGAGATGTGGAGTGTGATGTATGCACTGGGAGAAAACTCAAAGCTGTGAAGTCCTGCCTGGAGTGTGTGCATTCGTACTGTGAAACTCACTATAAAGCTCACAATGAACTTAATCCTGGAAGAAACCACAAAATGGTTGATGCCACAGGTCAGCTACAGGAGAGGATCTGTGCCCAACATGGGAAGCCTTTGGAGATATTTTGTCGTACGGATCAAAGCTGTGTCTGTTTTCTCTGTCTGATGAATGAACACAAAGGCCATGACACTGTGTCCACCTCTGCGGGGAGAAAGGAGAAACAG GCGCAGTTGGGGCAGATCCAGAGGAGCTTCCAGCAGAGGGtacagaaaagagagatggagctgCAGGAACTAAGGAAGGTTGAGGTTACTCTCAGG AGATCTGCACAAACAGCAGTGGAGGACAGTGAGAAGATCTTCACTGAGATGATCCGTTCCATTAAGAGAAGACGCTCTGAGGTGAAAGAGCTGATCAGAGCTCAGGAAAAGGCTGAGGTGAGTCGGGCTAAAGGACTGCTGAAGCAACTGGAGCAGGAGATTGCTGAGATGAAGAGGAGACATGCTGAGCTGGAGCAGCTTTTACACACAAATGACCACATCCATTTCCTCAAG AATGTTGTGTCAGCCACCAGTGCTCCTTGCAGTACAGTAACAACAAGCAAGACATTCAGCCAATCAAGTTTCTCATTTGAGGCTGTGAAGGAATCTGTCTCTGCAGTGAAGGCGCAGCTGGAAGAGAAACTAGATGACATCATCATGCAAGGAGTAGTCAAGATATCTGCAGCAG ATACTGATCCAGAACTCCCAGTCAGAAGAACAAACCGCA TGGAAATGGGAGGTCGCAGCATGTTTGGCAAGACCCACTCTGTGGTGGGCCAGCAGACCGAGTTGCGGCTGCAACGCAGCTGCTCACTGCCCAACACCACCAGCAGGGTCATGACCAAAGCCGTCCCCATGCATTGCACTGTGGACAGACAGATGCTATCCACTGACGTCCTGGAATCCCCAGTGGAGTATTGGGGTCGGGTGGAGGGCACCCACCTAGGGCCGAAGCTATTAGAGGTGGTGCTGCAGAGTGGGCCATGTGGGTTCGGCTTTTGCATCGTCGACAGCCCGCTGGGCCAGAGGGTCAGTAAGCTTTTGGACGAGCAGAGCTGTTGTGGCCTGCTCAAGGACGACATCATCAAGGAGATCAACAACTGCGACGTGCAGATGCTCAGCCACACGCAGGTGGTGGGCCTGCTCAAGAAGGTGCCCATAGGGGCCACTGTCACACTCTTGGTGATCCGAGGAG CCTCGGCTGTGAACACTGTGAATCTGGATGTGTTCATCACACTGCATGATGAGTCAGGCTTTGGCCTAAAAatctgtggaggagagagaccCGGGCAGGCC